The Ranitomeya imitator isolate aRanImi1 chromosome 6, aRanImi1.pri, whole genome shotgun sequence genome window below encodes:
- the LRATD2 gene encoding protein LRATD2 isoform X2: protein MGNQVEKLTHLSYKEVPTADPTGVDKDDGPRIGVSYIFSADDDDLEEPGHDPGKQGTIQEDLQYDHCNEVECSVYYRDECIYEKGFGAGDQMSTYSPENLLNKCKPGDLVEFVAKNQYPHWVVYVGDFQVVHLYRLEITNSFMTDASQGRRGRIVNDQYKYKPLSPEMVVQNAMEQVGAKDQELSWRNSECFAAWCRYGKREFKIGGEIRIGKQPYRLKIQLSEKKSHTLEFQSLEDLIMERRRNDQIGKAAVLLELSNHLHADEEVRTDHNAN, encoded by the coding sequence ATGGGCAACCAGGTGGAGAAACTGACTCATCTAAGTTATAAAGAAGTGCCAACCGCCGATCCTACAGGTGTGGATAAGGATGATGGACCAAGGATCGGAGTCTCCTATATATTCTCGGCAGATGATGACGACTTGGAGGAGCCTGGACATGACCCCGGCAAGCAAGGAACCATCCAAGAGGATCTGCAGTACGATCACTGCAACGAGGTGGAGTGCTCGGTTTATTATAGGGACGAATGTATTTATGAAAAAGGGTTTGGGGCCGGGGACCAGATGAGCACTTATTCCCCGGAGAACCTATTGAATAAATGCAAGCCTGGAGACCTGGTGGAGTTTGTGGCCAAGAACCAGTATCCCCACTGGGTGGTGTACGTGGGTGACTTTCAGGTGGTGCATTTATACAGACTGGAGATCACCAACAGCTTTATGACCGATGCCAGCCAAGGTCGGAGGGGTAGGATAGTCAACGACCAATATAAATATAAACCTTTGAGCCCTGAGATGGTGGTCCAGAACGCCATGGAGCAGGTAGGGGCCAAAGACCAGGAGCTGAGCTGGAGGAACTCTGAGTGCTTTGCAGCTTGGTGCAGATACGGAAAGAGAGAGTTCAAGATAGGAGGTGAGATCCGGATAGGCAAACAACCCTACAGGTTAAAGATCCAGCTGTCCGAAAAGAAAAGCCACACGTTGGAATTTCAAAGTCTGGAGGATCTGATCATGGAACGGAGGAGGAATGATCAGATCGGGAAGGCGGCGGTTCTCCTGGAACTCTCCAACCACCTCCATGCTGACGAGGAGGTCAGGACTGATCACAATGCCAACTGA